The genome window CGCCCCGGCGCCGGCAGTGCCATCGGCTACAAGTACGTGCAGGCCCGCAAGCCCGACGGCTACTCGATCGTCTTCAACTCCAACTCCATTTCCACCGCCTACTACCAGGGACTGGTGCCGTTCGACTACAAGGCCTTCGATCCCGTGGCCCGGGTCTCGGTCGAACTGCCCGTGGTGGCGGTGAAGGCCGACGCGCCGTGGAACTCGCTGCGCGACCTGGTCGCGGACGCGAAGAAGCGGCCCGGCGAGATCCGGCTCGGCAACTCCGGCTTCGGCAGCCATACCCATACCTCCGCGGTGGCCTTCTTCCACGAGACGCGGGCCGAAGTGACCCATGTCGCCTTCGGCGCATCCCAGGTGGTCACCAGCCTGATCGGCGGCCACATCGACGCGCTGGTTCAGCTTCCGGGCGCGCTGACCGCGCACGTGAAGGCCGGCACGCTGAAGGTCCTGGGCGTGATGGGCTCCAACCGGGAGCCGGCCTTCCCCCACGTCCCGACCACCCGGGAACAGGGCTTCGACTTCCAGGCCGACATGTGGCGCGGCATCGCGGTGCCCAAGGGTACGCCGGCCCCCGTGGTGGCGCGGCTGGAAGCGGCCGTGCGCAAGGCCGTGGAAAGCGCCGAGTTCAAGACCCAGGGGGAAAAGCTGGGCTTCGTGCCGGCCTTCCAGTCGGCGCCGGATTTCGGCCACACCATCGCCACCGAGGACGTGCTGCTGGCCAAGCTGATGACCGACGTGGGCCTGCGCAAGACGCCGGAGCCGCAGGCGAAGTTCTGAACACTGGCCGCCTGGCGGCGGCCGCACGGGAGCACGACATGAATCAAACGGTGGATCTGCCCAGGACCGAGTTGCCGGACTCCGCGGGCATGCAGGCCCGCGCGGCCGCCATCGCCCGCGCCGGCGGCCTGCAGGAGGCGCTCGAACAAGGCCTCTTGAGCCGGCGCGTCTCGGTCTCGCTGTCGGAAGCCCTGGTGCTGGGGCTGCTGCGGCAGGGCGTATGCAAGTACCTGGCGATCTTCGGCCACGGCTCCACCGACCTGGGCGAGGTCCTGCGCGTCTACACCGAGGCCGGCGTGACGCGGGTCTTCAACTTCCGCAACGAGGTCGAGATGGCCCATGCCGGCACCGCGCTAGCCTGGATCCACGGCGAGACCTGCGCGGTCGTGACCTCCATCGGCCCCGGCGCGCTGCAGGCCATGGCGGGCTCGCTGGCGGCCGCCTCGAACGGCGTCGGGCTCTATCACATCTACGGCGACGAGACGACCCACGGCGAAGGCTACAACATGCAGCAGGTGCCCCGTCCCGTCCAGCATGTCTATGGGCAGATGACGGCCCTGATGGGGGACTCCTACGTGCTGCACACGCCCGAGGCGCTGCGCGATGCGCTGCGGCGCGGCACGCGGCGCGTCCATCATCCCTTCAAACCGGGCCCCTTCTACCTCCTGCTGCCGCTGAACACCCAGCCGCGGCGCATCGAGCAGCTCAACCTGGCGGCCCTGCCCGAGCGCCTGCGGGTGGCGCGGCAGGCGGTGGCCGACCCCGAGGCGATCGAGGAAGCCGCGGTGCTGCTGCGCAAGTACGACCGCATCGTCGTCAAGGCGGGCGGCGGCGCGCGGGCCCATGCGGCGGCGGTGCGCCGGCTGGTGGAGGCCACCGGCGCGGTCGCCGTGCTGTCTCCCGGCTCGACCGGCGTGCTGCCCGATGCCCATCCGCAGAACATGCACGTGGGCGGATCGAAAGGCTCGATCAGCGGCAACCATGCGATGGAACGCGCCGAGCTGCTGGTGGTGATCGGCTCGCGCGCGGTGTGCCAGTCGGACTGCTCGGGCACCGGCTATCCCCGTGCGCGCGACGTGATCAACATCAACGGCGACCTGGACGACGTGGCGCACTACAACCGCACGCTGGGGCTGCATGGCGACATCGGCGCCGTGCTGGACCAGTTGCTGTCGGCGCTGGTGGTCGTGCGCGACACCTCGCTCGGCCGGCAGGGCTGGCTGGACGAATGCGCCGCCGCCAAGCGCGCCTGGAAGGATTTCCTGGCGTCGCGGCAAAACCTGGGTGGGCTTCACGACGAAGTCTGGAACGGCATCGTGCTGACCCAGCCCGAGGCGATCAAGATCGTCGCCGACTTCGCCCGCGACATCGACGCCGTCAAGCTGTTCGACGCCGGCGACGTGCAGGCCAATGGCTTCCAGACGGTCGAGGACGACACGCCCTTCCGGACCTACACGGAGTCGGGCGCCTCGTACATGGGCTTCGCCACCTGCGCCGTGGTGGCCTCGGGCCTGGCGGCCCGGCCGCGCTATGCCGTCGCGTTCACCGGCGACGGCTCGTTCATGATGAATCCGCAAGCGCTGATCAGCGCGGTCGAGCACGGCGCCAACGGCATGATCGTGATCTTCGACAACCGGCGGATGGCGGCGATCTCCAGCCTGCAGCACGCGCAGTACGGCGTCGACTTCCGCACCAACGACGGCGTGGCGGTGGACTACGTGGCGATGGCCCTGGCCGTGCGCGGCGTCAAGGCCGTCTGGGGCGGCCATACCGCCAGGAGCCTGCAGCAGGCGCTGCGCGAGGCGCATGCCCACCCGGGGCTGTCGGTCGTGCACGTGCCGGTCTATGCCGGCAGCGACGAACGGGGCGGGCTGGGGGCCTACGGTTCGTGGAACGTCGGCAACTGGTGCGAGCAAGTGCAACAGCGCTATCTATCCATGGACATCTGAGGAACAGACGTGAAGCGCGAACAATTCGGCCTTTACCAGGAGTACGGCCTCTACATCGACGGCGAGTGGCTGGCGGCGCGCGACCTGGCCGCGCGCGAGGTGTTCGACCCCGCCACCGAGGAGATCATCGGCTTCGTGCCTGTCGCGACGCCCGCCGACCTCGACGCCGCGCTGGCGAGCGCGCGGGAGGGGCTGGCGCGGTGGCGCCAGGAATCGCCCTGGGCACGCAGCGCGGCCCTGCGGCGCGCGGCGGACCTGATCCGCGCGCGCGAGGAAGCCATCGCCCGGCTGATGGCCCGGGAAACCGGCAAGCCGCTGGCCGAGGCCCGCGGCGAGACCCAGGCGGCGGCCGACCAGTTCGAGTGGTACGCCGAGGAGACCAAGCGCATCTACGGCCAGACCATCGAGGGGCGCACGCCGGACGTCAGGATGACGGTCCGCTTTGACCCCGTTGGCGTGGTGGCGGCTTTCTCGGCCTGGAATTTCCCCGCGCTGCTGCCTGCGCGCAAGCTGGCCGCCGCGCTGGCCGCCGGCTGCTCGGTGGTGATCAAGCCAGCCAGCGAAGCGCCAGGCTCGTGCATGGCCCTGGTGCAGGCCTGCCACGATGCGGGCGTGGCGCGCGGCGCGATCAACCTCGTCACGGGGGACTCGGGATCGATCTCTAAGCACCTGATCGAATCGCCGCTGGTGCGCAAGGTGTCGCTGACGGGTTCGGTCGACGTGGGACGCCGCCTGCTGGGCTACGCCGCCGCCGGCATCAAGAAGGTCTCGATGGAACTGGGCGGCCATGCGCCGGCGCTGGTGTTCGAGGACGCCGATCCGGTCGCCGCCGCCACGGCGCTGGCCCGCGCCAAGTTCCGCAATTGCGGCCAGGTCTGCATCTCGCCGTCGCGCTTCTTCGTGCACGAGGCCATCTATCCTGCCTTCTGCGACGCCTTCGCCGACGTGGCGCGGTCGCTCCGGCCCGGATCGGCCGCCGACAGCGACATGGGGCCGCTGGCCAACGCGCGGGGCCTGGCGCACGCCCAATCGCTGGTGGACGACGCGCTGGCCCGCGGCGCACGCCTGCTGGCGGGCGGCAAGCGGCCCGCCGCCCTGCCGCGCGGCTACTTCTTCGAACCCACGGTGCTGGCCGACGTCCCGGCCGACGCGGCTATCATGAACGAGGAACCCTTCGTGCCCGTGGCGCCGCTGACGCCCTTCTCGCGCTTCGAGGACGCGATCGCGCGCGCCAACGCCCTGCCCTTCGGACTGGCCGGCTATGTGTTCTCCAACGCGCTCGGTACCGCCACGCGCGCGGCCGAGGCGCTGGAGTGCGGCATGGTCGGCATCAACGAAGTGCTGCTGGCCTGCGCCGAAGCGCCCTTCGGTGGCATCAAGGAAAGCGGCATGGGCCGGGAAGGCGGCTCGCTGGGCATCCACGACTACCTGCAACCCAAGTTGATCCGCGCGCGCCTCTGACCGCCGCGCCCCCCGACAGGACCAAGACATGGAAGAACAACAGGAACACGGACTGGCGCGCGGCCTGACCAACTACGGCGACTTCGGCTTCGCCATGTACCTGCGCCGGTCCTTCGCCAAGTCGATGGGCTACTCCACCGAGATGCTCAGGCGGCCGGTGGTGGGCATCGCCTCGAGCGGCTCGGGCTTCAACAACTGCCATCGCGGCATGCCCGAGCTGGTGGAGGCGGTCAAGCGCGGCGTGCTCGCGGCGGGCGGCCTGCCGATCGACTTTCCCACCATTTCGCTGGGAGAGGTGTTCCTGAGCCCGACCTCGCTGATGTTCCGCAACCTGATGAGCATGGACGTGGAAGAGATGGTGCGCGCCCAGCCCATGGACTCGGTGGTGCTGATCGGCGGCTGCGACAAGACCGTGCCCGCCCAGTTGATGGGCGCGGCGGCGGCCGACGTGCCCGCGGTGCAACTGGTGACCGGTCCCATGATGACCGGCCGCCACAAGGGCGAGAAGCTGGGCGCCTGCACCGACTGCCGTCGCTTCTGGGCCCGCTACCGGGCGGGCGACATCGCCGGCCAGGAAATCGGTCAGGTCGAAGGCCGGCTGGCCACCACCGCCGGCACCTGTGCGGTCATGGGCACCGCCAGCACCATGGCCTGCATCGCCGAGGCGCTGGGCATGTCGCTGCCGGGCACCGCCGCCATTCCCGCCGTGCACGCGGACCGGCTGCGCGCCGCCGAAGCCAGCGGCGCCCTGGCCGTCCGTCTCATCCACCAGCCGATACGGCCAAGCCAGGTCATCACGCCCAGGTCGGTGGAGAACGCGGTACGCGTGTTGCTCGCGCTGGGCGGCTCGACCAACGCGATCATCCACCTGACGGCCATCGCCGGCCGGCTGGGCATCCCCGTGTCGCTGGAGAAACTGAACGCGTGGTCCGACACCACGCCGGTGCTGGTCAACCTGAAACCCACCGGCGACCACTACATGGAGGACTTCTACGCCGCCGGCGGCCTGTCCGCCGTGCTGCGCGAACTGGCGCCCACCCTGCACCTGGACGCCCTGACCGTTACCGGCGAGACGCTGGGCGAGCGCCTGGAGGCCGAGCGCGGCGCCTGGGTGGACCATACCGTCGTCAAGCGCGCCAGCGATCCGGTCGAACCGGTGGGCGGACTGGTGGCGCTGTTCGGCTCGCTGGCGCCGCGCGGCGCCATCCTGAAACGCTCGGCCGCCGACAAGACGCTGTTCGAACGGGAAGGCCGGGCGGTCGTCTTCGCATCGCTGGAGGACTTGTCGCGCCGCATCGACGATCCCGACCTGGACGTAGAGGCCGACGACTTCCTGGTGCTGCAGAACGCCGGCCCCACCAGTGGCAGCGGCATGCCCGAGGCCGGCTACCTGCCCATCCCGAAGAAACTGGCGGCGCGCGGCGTCAAGGACATGGTCCGCATCTCGGACGCCCGCATGAGCGGGACCGCCTACGGCACCATCGTGCTTCACGTCGCGCCCGAAGCCGCCGCGGGCGGCCCCATCGGATTGATCCGCGACGGCGACCGCATACGCCTGAGCGTCAGGGACCGCCGCATCGACCTGCTGGTGCCCGAGGCCGAACTGGCGCGGCGGCGCGCCGAATCGCCAGCCGCGCCGCCGCGGGCCGAACGCGGCTATGCCCGCCTCTACCAGCAGCACGTGCTGCAGGCCGACGGCGGCTGCGATTTCGATTTCCTGCTTGGCACGCCGCCCGGGCCAAGACCGTGAAGATGCTCCAGGGAGACACACGATGCGCGTCAGCGACATACTCAGGATCCAGGACAAGGCGCTGTACACCGTCGCGCCGGACACGCCCCTGTCCGAATGCGTCATCACCATGGCCGACCAGGACATCGGCTCGCTGGTCGTCATGGACCGCCACATCCTGGCGGGCCTGCTGACCTTCAGCGAAGTGATCCGCGTGCTGGCCCGGCGCCAGAAGGAACTGCGGCAGGGGCCCACCCCGCCCGTGGCCGAGCTGCGGGTGTCGCACGTGATGAATCCCGAGCCCATCGTCGCCCAGCCCGACATGGACCTGCACGTGCTGCGCTCGCTGATGGTGTCGCATCACCAGTCCTACATCCCGGTGGTGGCCCGAGGCTTGCTGCAAGGCGTGGTTTCGTTCCATGATGTCGCCAAAGCGGTCCATGAACAGCAGAGCTTCGAGAACCGCATGCTGATGTCCTACATCGGCGACTGGCCGGCTCCGGAACACGCCATCAGATAAGGCCACGGCCTCGCCAGCGTCGCTGGCACCACCATGGGAAACAGGAGGCGCCATGCACAGCGACGCCGTGGGCATCCGGGTCGACGACCCGTCGATCAAGACTTACCGCATGGTCGAGCGGTCCGAACGGCTGGACTTCGACATCCGGGACCACACGGTCCGGCCCGCGGTCTCCACGCCGCACCGCCACGAGTTCTTCCAGATCCAGGTCAATGCCACGGGCGGCGCCAGCCAGGTCATCAGCGGCCAGCGCCGCCAGTATCGCGCGCGGTCGCTGATCTTCGTGCTGCCCTACCGGGTGCACTGCGCATACAACCCCTGCGAGCCCAGCTACACCATCATCAACTTCGCCACCAATTTCCTGCGGCGCGACTTCGACCTGTCGCCGCTGGAAATGGAAGAGGTCTCGCTAACGGACTACCCCGAACTGGCCCCCTTCCTGTACGAAGGGCACATCGACTTCGAATTCGATGACCAGGAGTTCGCCCACATCCAGGGCTTGCTGCGCCACATGACCGCGCTCAACCACCGGCGCCGGCTCGGCACGCTGGAACGCATACGCGGCACGCTGCTGGAATTGATCGGCTTCACCACCGAACGCTTCGAAGCGGAATTGCGCGGCCTGACCGAACGGCGCATCTATCTTCAGGGCCGCACCGACGCCCTGAAACGGGCGATACGCCACATCGACGAGAACCTGGACAAGCCGCTTTCCCTGTACAGCGTGGCCGAGGCGGCGTTCCTGTCGCCCAACTACCTGTCGCAGCTGTTGAAGAAGCACACGGGGCTGGCCTTCGTCGACTGGGTGACGGTCAAGCGGATGGACCGCGCCCAGGACCTGCTTGCCCACAGCGAAGACCGCATTTTCGAAATAGCCAATGCCGTCGGCTTCAGCGACGAGGCGTATTTCACCCGCCGCTTTCATCAGCGCTTCGGCCTGTCTCCCTCGGAGTACCGGCGCCGCGTCCGGCAGGGATAGGGGAAGCGCCGGGACTCAGGCGGAATGGGTGCGGCCTGGCTCGGCGGCGCCGTCGGCCTTGTCCAGGACGAAGGTGAAGGCCTTGCCGTTCTCGCGCGCGAACTCGACCACGTCCTCGCCCACCTGGGCAATGGCCGCCGCATGCTCGGACAGGCCGGGATCGTCCTGGTGCAACTGCCAGAGCGCCAGCACCATGCCGGCCGGCTGATCGAGCACCGTATCGCACAGGCAGTCGTACAGGGCGTCGAGGTTGCCGCCGAAATGCTCGGGGAAATCGACCGCGTTGGCGATCGCCCGCAACACGGCGGACTTGCTCTTGGCACGCGAACAGTCAACCTCGTAGACGGCCAGCTTCAAGTGCCGCGCGGCCTGGAGCAAGGCCTTCACGTCGAGGTCCGGGTCGGCCAGGGCGCCGCCGGTCTTGAGGCATTCGTTCAGGTTTCTCGCATTCGAGGACATGGATCACTCCTGGATGCGCCGGAACGACGCGTAGTGATCGGCGGTATACCAGTATTCTCCACTGGTGGCGGGGTTGCCCGTATCGCCCTTGCCGGCGACGATGCGCCGGGCGCCGCGATTGCGCGCACCGGGCGTAGGCACGGTGTACTCGGTATAGTACCCACGCGCCCGCACGGGCAAAAGGCGTTCGCGGTTATAAAACGTCACGCCATCGCGGGCATGCCGGAACGGCCCGCCCTGCTGGATCTGCGCCAGCACCTGGCGCGCCTCGGGCGGCAGGTCGCGCGCATCGACCGTGCCGGGCGCGGGCCCCCGGGCCCAGGCGCCGGCTCCCAGCACCAGCCACAGCAGCGCGATCGCGAATCCGCGCAGGAAACGGCCTAGAGTCGAAGACATCGCTATTCCTCGTCGGTACGGAAGAAAGCCAGCACCTCGTCGCTGCGAATGAGCGTATCGCCAAACCCCAGGGCGATCAACTCGCGTGTGTAGCCGGGTTCGAACAGCAGGTAGGACGCCAGCGACGCGCCGGTCAGCGCCTCGGAACCGGACGAGACGCCCATGCCCCGCATCAGCCTGCGCATCGCCGGAGGCAGGCTGTCCAGGTGGCGGCCGGCGATCTCGTCCAGGCGCTGGCTGGGTGATATCGATAGCACGCGTATGGGGCGCAGCGTCCCGCTCCAGCGCTCCTGGGCCG of Pigmentiphaga sp. H8 contains these proteins:
- a CDS encoding tripartite tricarboxylate transporter substrate binding protein, coding for MNVRRQTAKGWLCAIGMSTLAIAHAASATADEFPDKPVEMTVPFPAGSSADVVARVLADGMSRQLGQPVTVMNRPGAGSAIGYKYVQARKPDGYSIVFNSNSISTAYYQGLVPFDYKAFDPVARVSVELPVVAVKADAPWNSLRDLVADAKKRPGEIRLGNSGFGSHTHTSAVAFFHETRAEVTHVAFGASQVVTSLIGGHIDALVQLPGALTAHVKAGTLKVLGVMGSNREPAFPHVPTTREQGFDFQADMWRGIAVPKGTPAPVVARLEAAVRKAVESAEFKTQGEKLGFVPAFQSAPDFGHTIATEDVLLAKLMTDVGLRKTPEPQAKF
- a CDS encoding thiamine pyrophosphate-dependent enzyme produces the protein MNQTVDLPRTELPDSAGMQARAAAIARAGGLQEALEQGLLSRRVSVSLSEALVLGLLRQGVCKYLAIFGHGSTDLGEVLRVYTEAGVTRVFNFRNEVEMAHAGTALAWIHGETCAVVTSIGPGALQAMAGSLAAASNGVGLYHIYGDETTHGEGYNMQQVPRPVQHVYGQMTALMGDSYVLHTPEALRDALRRGTRRVHHPFKPGPFYLLLPLNTQPRRIEQLNLAALPERLRVARQAVADPEAIEEAAVLLRKYDRIVVKAGGGARAHAAAVRRLVEATGAVAVLSPGSTGVLPDAHPQNMHVGGSKGSISGNHAMERAELLVVIGSRAVCQSDCSGTGYPRARDVININGDLDDVAHYNRTLGLHGDIGAVLDQLLSALVVVRDTSLGRQGWLDECAAAKRAWKDFLASRQNLGGLHDEVWNGIVLTQPEAIKIVADFARDIDAVKLFDAGDVQANGFQTVEDDTPFRTYTESGASYMGFATCAVVASGLAARPRYAVAFTGDGSFMMNPQALISAVEHGANGMIVIFDNRRMAAISSLQHAQYGVDFRTNDGVAVDYVAMALAVRGVKAVWGGHTARSLQQALREAHAHPGLSVVHVPVYAGSDERGGLGAYGSWNVGNWCEQVQQRYLSMDI
- a CDS encoding NAD-dependent succinate-semialdehyde dehydrogenase, translating into MKREQFGLYQEYGLYIDGEWLAARDLAAREVFDPATEEIIGFVPVATPADLDAALASAREGLARWRQESPWARSAALRRAADLIRAREEAIARLMARETGKPLAEARGETQAAADQFEWYAEETKRIYGQTIEGRTPDVRMTVRFDPVGVVAAFSAWNFPALLPARKLAAALAAGCSVVIKPASEAPGSCMALVQACHDAGVARGAINLVTGDSGSISKHLIESPLVRKVSLTGSVDVGRRLLGYAAAGIKKVSMELGGHAPALVFEDADPVAAATALARAKFRNCGQVCISPSRFFVHEAIYPAFCDAFADVARSLRPGSAADSDMGPLANARGLAHAQSLVDDALARGARLLAGGKRPAALPRGYFFEPTVLADVPADAAIMNEEPFVPVAPLTPFSRFEDAIARANALPFGLAGYVFSNALGTATRAAEALECGMVGINEVLLACAEAPFGGIKESGMGREGGSLGIHDYLQPKLIRARL
- a CDS encoding barstar family protein, which translates into the protein MSSNARNLNECLKTGGALADPDLDVKALLQAARHLKLAVYEVDCSRAKSKSAVLRAIANAVDFPEHFGGNLDALYDCLCDTVLDQPAGMVLALWQLHQDDPGLSEHAAAIAQVGEDVVEFARENGKAFTFVLDKADGAAEPGRTHSA
- a CDS encoding IlvD/Edd family dehydratase; the protein is MEEQQEHGLARGLTNYGDFGFAMYLRRSFAKSMGYSTEMLRRPVVGIASSGSGFNNCHRGMPELVEAVKRGVLAAGGLPIDFPTISLGEVFLSPTSLMFRNLMSMDVEEMVRAQPMDSVVLIGGCDKTVPAQLMGAAAADVPAVQLVTGPMMTGRHKGEKLGACTDCRRFWARYRAGDIAGQEIGQVEGRLATTAGTCAVMGTASTMACIAEALGMSLPGTAAIPAVHADRLRAAEASGALAVRLIHQPIRPSQVITPRSVENAVRVLLALGGSTNAIIHLTAIAGRLGIPVSLEKLNAWSDTTPVLVNLKPTGDHYMEDFYAAGGLSAVLRELAPTLHLDALTVTGETLGERLEAERGAWVDHTVVKRASDPVEPVGGLVALFGSLAPRGAILKRSAADKTLFEREGRAVVFASLEDLSRRIDDPDLDVEADDFLVLQNAGPTSGSGMPEAGYLPIPKKLAARGVKDMVRISDARMSGTAYGTIVLHVAPEAAAGGPIGLIRDGDRIRLSVRDRRIDLLVPEAELARRRAESPAAPPRAERGYARLYQQHVLQADGGCDFDFLLGTPPGPRP
- a CDS encoding ribonuclease domain-containing protein; translation: MSSTLGRFLRGFAIALLWLVLGAGAWARGPAPGTVDARDLPPEARQVLAQIQQGGPFRHARDGVTFYNRERLLPVRARGYYTEYTVPTPGARNRGARRIVAGKGDTGNPATSGEYWYTADHYASFRRIQE
- a CDS encoding AraC family transcriptional regulator, with product MHSDAVGIRVDDPSIKTYRMVERSERLDFDIRDHTVRPAVSTPHRHEFFQIQVNATGGASQVISGQRRQYRARSLIFVLPYRVHCAYNPCEPSYTIINFATNFLRRDFDLSPLEMEEVSLTDYPELAPFLYEGHIDFEFDDQEFAHIQGLLRHMTALNHRRRLGTLERIRGTLLELIGFTTERFEAELRGLTERRIYLQGRTDALKRAIRHIDENLDKPLSLYSVAEAAFLSPNYLSQLLKKHTGLAFVDWVTVKRMDRAQDLLAHSEDRIFEIANAVGFSDEAYFTRRFHQRFGLSPSEYRRRVRQG
- a CDS encoding CBS domain-containing protein, with protein sequence MRVSDILRIQDKALYTVAPDTPLSECVITMADQDIGSLVVMDRHILAGLLTFSEVIRVLARRQKELRQGPTPPVAELRVSHVMNPEPIVAQPDMDLHVLRSLMVSHHQSYIPVVARGLLQGVVSFHDVAKAVHEQQSFENRMLMSYIGDWPAPEHAIR